The Aspergillus nidulans FGSC A4 chromosome VIII genome contains the following window.
CACCAACAACGCTGAGATGAAGCGGCGCCCAACCGTCGTTGTCCTGCCAGCGCGGCCCATCAATTCCCTCGCTGACATCGAACATATTCCAGGCTTGCAGGTGTTCAATGATTACTTCACAGACAACCCTGAAACCATACTGCGCAGCATAGTGCAATGGCGTGCGACCAGAAATATCCTTCGAAAGCAGAGACTCGCGTTGGTCTGGTCGCAGGTGGTCTAGCAAATACTCCAGAACCGAGACCGCAGGGTCAGACCGAGTCAAGTGCTGCACATGATCCGACTCCTTCGCAAATGAACGAGGGGGCTGAAGTGTCGGAAGGGCGGCAGGAGTAATGTAGTTTGGGGTATCCATGGGGAAATCCAAGACCATTGACGCCGACTGCTCAGAGTCAGTGGTGGTCTGGGCGCGACCAATCGCAATCACTAAACGATGGATACAGTTGCGTTTATTAatatcgtcttcttcctcaaggGAGCCAGAACGGCCAATAACGGCCGAAATGCATGCTTTGGAGCGATAATGAATGGCCcgctgaagaaggcttcGAAGGACCTTTGGAAAGACGTTCTCACCCGCTTCGTCCGCAACCGTCTTCAAATCTTCTAGCAGCTCCAGAACAACATGAGTATCGTCCTTGCGCAACGCGTCGTCAATGGTAAGAAGAGTGTTTGCCGGCAGGTTCAGGTTGGGACGGGAGGGGCCCCTTTTGAGGGAAAGTGAAGAGTGTGTTGAACTGGCATCATCAAAAGTCTTCTGGTCACCAAGGGCGGATAACCAGTCATTGATTTTCTTCAATGCTTCCGTAACCCGCGTGTTCGAGGCAAATGGCAGAGGCTCCACCTTTGTTTCAAGGTATTTCTGCTGCGCCTGCGCTCCCACCTTCTTATCCAGCTTCTTGGTAATCTTGTTGAACCCACGACGGTTGACTTCGCCATACCATTGCAGCTTGCGAAATTGTCCGCGCAGCTCGAGCAATGCGGCTAGGAGATCCTCCACATCGTCCGAATCCAGATGACTCCCATCCAAGTTATGTGCGTAGCGGTCCGATAGAAGTTTCAGACGACGAGAGAAATCGGCATACTTCTTGTTGTAAAAGTGGTCAACGTCCTCGAGATTCCGGTCGAGGGAGTAGAAGAAGCCTAGAGCGCGAGGGTTAGGAGGGCCGCCGGGCGGTCCAGAAGACGCAACAAAGGTGGCTCACCGGCAAGATCTGCCTCGTGACCTGCCCTCACACGGTCCGCCAGGGATTTGATGAGTTTCTTCAACGCCTTATACCGGATGTAAGAGGAGCTCCATTCCGGCACCACGTTCCTGGGCAAATTGCGTCCAAATTTCATGGCTGTGGGAGTATTTCAAATCCTGCAGTGAATCCAGAAAGTCGGCACAAAATACACAAATCCTATAAATCTCCTGAAAATAAATGGGCAACGGacgccttttcctttttggggattttggttttttttttgtgggCGCTGAAATCTGCAACGCGGCGCAACAGCTCGCTCAGACAACGGAAACGCGACGGAGGATTAACAGATAGAGAAGTGACGGgtagaagagagaagaaaagagagcttTGAAGACAAGGCCGCCATGTGTCAGTTCCCAGCAAGAACCAGAATAGAGATTGTATGTTGGGAGACGGGAGACCTGGGGAGCCCTCCGTCGGATATAGAGTGAGAAGCCTCGGAGGGAAACGAACGTGTCGGTACAAGGGGCAAGGCGGGCGGAAGAAAGCAGCTAGTGACGATGAACAATGGTCAGCACGtggaagctggcgagagaaagaagcaaCAGAGATTTGAAGACAAAAAGGATGCGGTCAACGCGCCGAGGATCAGAACCACCGGATCACCGATCAACGGCGCCTTGTGGAGCGGTGAATTTGGCTAGAATCGCATTTTGACAAGTAAGCGTCGCCATGCTGAGCACTAGCCTTGATGAGTGGCGAGACGGGGCTCAACGGTGGATGAATTCGAAGATTAGCCATGGTCCAGGGATGGCCGCCGAAGGTCGGTTCCCCAGGCTGTACTGCTAGGCGTGGCCGCCAAACCAGCTTTGATTTGCCATGGCTTCCCAGGAACAGCCCTCCCAGCACATCCAGGGCGATGCACGGAACAGGACGGAGTGCTTAGGAGGCACTCTTAAGGTACGCAGATTAAACAAAAAACTCGAAACACAACTCGGAATAGAAATTGGACAGAACTGGGAACTTGAAACAGCTAATATGTACGTACCTTACCAGACACTCGGAGTCTGCGAGTCTCGGTTCAGCTACCTCCAGGGTAAATAGTGAAAATATCGACTCGTAGGTCCCAATTATAATGAAATTGATCGTAGATAAGACGCTGAGATGCTCTGATGGAAAGTCGCGGCAATAGGACAAGGGATGAGAGTAGAGGACGAATCGCCTTGCTCCTAGTTCTTATAGCTATCTGATATCTGTAGACCGCTCGACGTACTTTTTCGTCATCGCTCTGGCCGCGTCCCAACTGCCAATCGCCCCTCGTGGAGACGCTATGAGCTCAGAtgacctggaccaggtccAAACGTGGGGGAGAAAGCTCAACGATTGGGAACTGCCGTGGAGAAAGCTACCGGGAATGACCTCAGATAGTTGCAGCTCCCTTTACCAACTCTGTACTAGCCGGAAGAATGAGTCCCACGGCTAGGTGGAGGTGTGATGTCGAACACTGCACCAAACATGCCGTTTGTGCTGAAGGAGAATGTATCCTCAGCGATAGCGGATCTCTGCGCTACGCAGAAATGTTGGCGGGAATTTTCATAAATGCGGGAGGTGATCAGTATAGCAATGTCCAAGTAGAGTTGCTACTGATATCTCTATCAGGAGGAAAAAGCTTAGGTACACACGCCTTCCCCCAACCAGCGAAAAAGAACATGAGAGATAACCACCCTCCTCAATAAGACCGATGTGACTGCACTGCTCTCCAGAGTCAGCCACTTGCGCAACGGTGCGCCTTGTTCTTTATCCAACAATTTCAGTGACACCCTGCGAATCGTTCCTTTGTCATGAGGGGGATGCGCTTTACACCGAATTCCAGTTCGAGTATGGAAGCGCCTGGCTTGCTTGTGAAGAAGCGACGAGTCATGCCACGTCCCCGCCTCCAGCCTTACAGTGATAGGTACACCATGCGCAGCGAGAACGCTACACTTTAGCTTCTTGGGTAGTATGGGGAGTAAGACGGAACCCCGTCCCCAAGAGATTTGAATTTGACCTCAACGAAGCAACGGTGCCACGCATATTCTCTAAGAGAATATGCCGGGCAAGTCCTGGCACTGGTCTCTGGTCTTTGCAACCCCAGAACAGAACATAGACTTCAAGACAAGTTAGTGGACTATATATCGAACTGGGAACCCTCCTATGCATTCGATCTCAGGCAGGCCAGATCATCCGTGACCAGCGCCAGGCATAGATATATTATTCCATTGCGAACAGATGCAGCCCCTTGACCCTTGAGCAGTCAATATAGTTTCTGCGCAAGAAATGCAATAACACTAGATCCACCAGACGGAGCGCATTTTGCGCTTCATGGCCCTGAACGTATCTTTAGTATATTGCCCCCTTACAGACTCCATTCTACCTGCTATCCCTTATTCAAAGCCAAACCAAAGCTGGCACGAGGCattcaaaaaaaaaggaaaaaaaaaaaaaaataaacaTAGTTCGCATTCTAAGGCACATTACCGGTACCTAATCGACCACTTTCATACCAATGATAACTTAATTACGGCCATGATCCACTGGGAATGAACACTTCAGCTGCACCAGTAGCATTGGTAGCCCGCTTATACTCGGGTCCCTGTCGTAGATTCGATTAATAGGTCAGTTATCCTTAAGGATAGAACTTACTTTGTGCGTAATTGCAGCAGAAGAGGCAGTTTGACCTTGCGGATATAGTAAGGAAGGCACTCTGTCAGTGAACTATGAAGTAGAGGTAGATGGTATTCGCACATGTGTATGGCCCAATGTCTAAAGGAACAATGAATGTACAGCTTAGTGTACAGGCGAGGCTGATAATGATGTTAATATGCAGTCTCTAGACCAGAAGGTGTCGACGCAAGCGACAGGGTTCAATCCCAGGCGCGCGTGGGATATCTGTCCTTCAGACTTCGCATTCCATAATATGAAATGGTCATTCCCATATTGGCACCTGTGTTGGGCAACCGCTACGCCATGTAACCTTAAGCCGCTCGTATGTGGAAGAGACATTGATCTGGAGTTGTAACCGGCGAACCGCTCTAACAATTTGGGCGTCTAGTCAACATTGAGTAATCATATGTAAGAATTATAAGAGATGATGTAAGCTCAAGAACGCCTTCAACAAACCCGTGCCAAACGCGCCGTAGCAACACAACCATAAACAATCCACTGCTGTATCAATGACTCCGAAAATTAAGGTGAggaaaacaaagcaaaagcaaCAGAGAAGTGAAAAGTAAGAGGTCTATGAAAGGTAAAATACGGTACTGGGTTCATCACGACATCAAGAAAGGCTTAAACTCGAGTGTTAAATGCTGCCGCCGCCTATCACTCCACCAGGGGCTTTAATGCCTCAACGCCAATCTGGAGGATCAACTGGTTCcgcgtcttcttcagcatgtTGCTTAGAATCTCGACGCCTTTGGCTTGTTTCACGGCTTCTATGGCGCGACGCCTATTGTCGCCAGAGGCGGCACAAGTCAGATTGCGTACGCAGGTGATTCCGCGGTGGATAAggccatcgtcttcttcctggcaAAGGTTGAGCAAGAGCTCAACACCGCGCGGTCGATTGAGTACCCCAGCAATGACAGGATCAAACTCTGTCAGCATAGCTAAAGCACCGCCAGCAGCCTGTCGCGTGGTAAGGTCATCGGTATCTGTGAGAGCGAGCAAGATATGTAGACGTTGGGCAGCTCGCTTGGTGCCGTCGGCCATTTTGATGACCCCGGATTCGCAGGCCATCAGGTTACAAACCAACTCGCAAGCGGCTCGCTGAATTAAAGGGTTCTTGGAAAGGAGTAATTCTTCCACTTGCGGCCAAGCATGACGGACGATAGCCTCTGCAGCCGCTGAATCAGGATGAGAAGCTAGATTCGTGAGTGCAAGGAGGCTTTCAAACACCGGCAACATGTCCAGTGGCTGTTCTGCTGTTACACTGGTGACTTCGGGAGAAGCGAGAAGCGCGACCAAGGGTCGTATAGCCGAAGTAACATGGGGATAGCCCGAGAGCGGAAAGACATGCGAGGGGTTGACGGAGA
Protein-coding sequences here:
- a CDS encoding uncharacterized protein (transcript_id=CADANIAT00002610) codes for the protein MASQEQPSQHIQGDARNRTECLGGTLKNWELETANIYLISVDRSTYFFVIALAASQLPIAPRGDAMSSDDLDQVQTWGRKLNDWELPWRKLPGMTSDSCSSLYQLCTSRKNESHG